One region of Salvia miltiorrhiza cultivar Shanhuang (shh) chromosome 3, IMPLAD_Smil_shh, whole genome shotgun sequence genomic DNA includes:
- the LOC131014618 gene encoding uncharacterized protein LOC131014618, whose product MEDDKGIKLEEQENGNCFGSGECFGCFDLQDKMKKANDKCANLEIDIGKKNSIIERLECKVGFMELENIEFLDEVRKLKQRNEELEKSIRDSEEEQEKFTHLMIENEVLLCEKRKAESDLERWKLKCKEMEAQVMELEKKLATGTTKAVRDSQDMCSGKINHRGGSLSGFNVEGGQPSALRAATENEANNGRSPASSPSNHYADTDGLKGSQKCLIKSRVRKCLDFAAEISPLQKSSPSSPGSRPPLEPIYVGDSDDDLDIVHVSLPAVDCDKQRKVQRSSGVALESVDVEELPLKNMHGATAEHQSDEEETSCSTAGQPFRMHKRRKVGKVVAQIVSSESESDDKIPISRLARRRDTQLRRKSVNDSCSGDNPRKVTPRRRLLRVGDIKDNSVSGKCSQRSSGNQGDIGISENMNDTLLEDEIEQDESTSEGESLGGFIVDVSDCDSGSNCNDMSEHDGSFSGDSLDKAESASECSIGYDKIISSFRRGRKDKLKWEYESDMLADFGKSAELCMKAICALYRQQTSEEKSYKATIHRNGRGFNQMHAPSGSALAEFLTDGNPHADMNKTVEELQNIDPKGVEQCRKLATHYSKQLFEIYKQEEDPFFRP is encoded by the exons ATGGAAGACGATAAGGGGATAAAATTGGAGGAGCAGGAAAATGGGAACTGTTTTGGTAGTGGGGAGTGCTTTGGATGTTTTGATTTGCAAGATAAAATGAAAAAGGCCAATGACAAATGTGCGAATCTGGAAATTGATATTGGAAAGAAAAACTCTATAATTGAACGTCTGGAGTGTAAGGTTGGCTTTATGGAACTGGAAAATATCGAATTCCTGGATGAGGTAAGAAAGTTGAAACAGAGGAACGAAGAGCTTGAAAAGAGCATTCGAGATAGTGAGGAGGAGCAGGAGAAGTTTACTCATTTGATGATTGAGAATGAGGTTTTGTTGTGTGAGAAGAGGAAAGCTGAAAGCGACCTTGAGCGATGGAAGTTAAAATGTAAAGAAATGGAGGCTCAGGTAATGGAGTTGGAGAAGAAACTAGCCACTGGAACAACAAAGGCGGTTCGAGATTCGCAAGATATGTGTTCGGGGAAGATAAATCATCGAGGTGGTTCACTATCTGGATTTAATGTTGAAGGTGGGCAGCCATCAGCTTTACGGGCTGCAACGGAAAATGAAGCAAATAACG GCAGATCCCCCGCTAGCAGCCCGTCTAATCATTATGCCGATACGGATGGATTAAAGGGAAGCCAGAAATGTTTAATCAAATCAAGAGTCAGAAAATGCCTAGACTTTGCTGCGGAAATAAGTCCTCTTCAGAAATCATCTCCCTCGAGCCCTGGCAGTAGGCCACCTCTTGAACCTATTTATGTTGGTGACAGCGATGATGATCTTGACATTGTCCATGTATCTTTACCTGCTGTTGATTGTGACAAACAGAGAAAGGTTCAGAGGTCAAGCGGTGTTGCATTAGAGTCTGTGGATGTAGAGGAGTTGCCCTTGAAAAATATGCATGGGGCAACTGCTGAACATCAGAGCGATGAAGAGGAAACTAGTTGCTCTACTGCTGGACAACCATTTCGGATGCATAAGAGGAGGAAAGTTGGGAAAGTAGTTGCTCAAATAGTTAGTAGTGAGAGTGAAAGCGATGATAAAATCCCAATTTCTAGACTGGCACGTCGTCGTGATACTCAGTTAAGGAGAAAATCTGTTAATGATTCTTGTTCTGGGGACAATCCCAGAAAAGTCACCCCCAGACGACGTTTGCTGAGGGTTGGAGATATTAAAGATAACAGTGTTTCGGGTAAATGTTCTCAGAGGAGCTCTGGAAACCAGGGTGATATAGGAATATCAGAGAATATGAATGATACTCTACTTGAAGATGAAATCGAACAAGATGAGTCAACTTCTGAAGGTGAAAGTTTGGGTGGTTTTATTGTTGATGTATCAGATTGTGACTCTGGGTCCAACTGCAATGACATGTCTGAACATGATGGCTCATTCTCCGGGGATTCTTTGGACAAAGCTGAAAGTGCATCGGAATGTAGTATAGGATATGATAAAATCATATCTAGTTTCCGGAGGGGGAGAAAGGACAAACTGAAGTGGGAGTATGAATCAGATATGCTTGCCGATTTTGGCAAGTCCGCTGAACTATGTATGAAGGCAATATGTGCACTTTATCGCCAGCAAACATCTGAGGAGAAATCTTATAAAGCAACCATACACCGCAATGGACGAGGGTTCAACCAGATGCATGCACCAAG TGGCAGTGCCTTGGCTGAATTTCTTACTGATGGAAACCCCCATGCTGACATGAATAAGACAGTGGAAGAGCTGCAAAACATCGATCCAAAGGGTGTTGAACAGTGCCGAAAATTGGCGACTCACTACTCTAAACAGTTATTCGAAATCTACAAGCAAGAAGAGGATCCCTTCTTTCGCCCTTGA
- the LOC131019038 gene encoding protein ALP1-like, with translation MRRALFLRIVNAVAADPYFQQCTDALGRPGFTPLQKCTIAVRMLANGAAADQYDEYLRIAESTALECLRRFSRAIIQLFGAEYLRRPTSADCQRLLAMHEAKHGFPGMLGSLDCMHWAWKNCPTAWQDANTRGDQGEPTIILEAVASQDLWIWHAFFGTPGSNNDINVLNNSTLFNNRLQGMGVPVTYEVNNAYYTSGYYLTDDIYPNWPVFVKSPTHLTDLKGKRFKVMQEAARKDIERAFGVLQARWAIVKGPARLWSKEAMSDIMFTCIILHNMIIEDEGEQATQWEEDADEASSSAALCVRIVR, from the exons ATGCGTCGTGCGTTGTTTTTGCGTATCGTTAATGCCGTTGCAGCCGATCCATACTTCCAACAATGCACGGATGCACTTGGGAGGCCCGGCTTCACGCCATTGCAAAAATGCACTATCGCTGTTCGTATGCTAGCAAACGGTGCGGCAGCGGACCAATACGATGAGTATCTCCGGATTGCTGAGTCCACCGCGTTGGAGTGCTTGCGCAGATTCAGTCGAGCCATTATTCAACTCTTCGGCGCGGAGTACTTGAGGAGGCCGACTTCCGCTGACTGCCAACGGCTTCTAGCAATGCACGAAGCGAAGCACGGCTTCCCGGGAATGCTAGGGAGCcttgattgcatgcattgggcgtggaagaattgtCCAACGGCATGGCAAGACGCAAACACTCGCGGCGATCAGGGGGAACCGACCATCATCCTCGAAGCCGTCGCCTCGCAAGATCTATGGATCTGGCATGCTTTTTTTGGGACtcctggttcgaacaacgacatcaacgtgctcaacaactcGACGTTGTTCAACAATCGGCTGCAAGGAATGGGGGTGCCGGTCACATATGAAGTCAACAACGCCTACTACACAAGTGGGTACTACTTGACTGACGACATCTATCCCAATTGGCCTGTATTCGTGAAGAGTCCTACACATCTGACGGATCTGAAGGGGAAGAGGTTCAAAGTGATGCAGGAAGCGGCTCGCAAGGATATTGAACGAGCCTTCGGCgtccttcaagctcgttgggcaATCGTCAAAGGCCCAGCGCGTCTTTGGAGCAAGGAGGCGATGAGCGACATCATGTTCACgtgcatcattttgcacaacatgatcatcgaAGACGAAGGCGAGCAAGCAACGCAgtgggaagaagacgccgacgaAGCTTCGAGTAGCGCCGcatt ATGTGTTCGGATTGTTAGATAA